CTTACACTGAAGCTATTCGAATTAGGTTCAAAGTCATTACAGCATGTTGATTTAATTCGCTATGCCAATATTCAAATGCGTGAAATATCCAAACAAACTAAAGAGGCTATTCATCTAGGGGCGCTGGATGATGATGCCATTATTTACATTCATAAAATTGATTCGCTGTATAACCTGAGAATGTACTCGCGCATTGGACGCCGTAACCCAATCCATACTACAGCAATTGGTAAAGTCTTGATGGCATGGAGCGATCCACTGGAAGTTCAGGAAACGTTAAGCAAGACTACCTTTACTCGCAGTACAGATAATACCATTCTGTGTTCTGAAGATTTTGTTTCGGTGTTAGAGCAGGCCAAAGAACAAGGCTTTGCGGAAGATATTGAAGAACAAGAAGAAGGACTACGTTGTATCGCGGTACCCGTATTCGATCGTTTCGGTATTGTCACCGTTGGTTTAAGTATTTCATTACCGACTATCCGTTTTTCTGAAGAGAACAAGCCTCAAATTATTAAGATGTTGCATGATGCGGCTCGTAATATCTCTTCGCAGATGGGCTATCACGACTATCCGTTTTAAGTTCTAGCAGCAAGGGGACTGAGTCCCCTTTTGTTGTCATCAACGATGCATGATTCCGTGAAATATTATCCACGTTCAAACGTATTAATTACGTGACGCAACAAAATTCAGACGTCAGACAACGTTTTTTGTCGGATATACGTGTACATTTCAATCAGATTTTTGGCTAAATAGCTTTATATCAATCGAATATTACTCTTTGACAGGATTCGGTTTATGAAATTGAAATGTGCAATTATTGATGATTTTCAGAATGTCGCTTTATCTATGGCTGACTGGTCTCAGTTACGGGATCGGGTAGACGTATTTTCACTCTCTCAACATATTTCCGGTGAGCAGGAACTGGCAGACAGAATTGGTGATTGTGAAATTGTCATCATCATGCGGGAACGCACACCATTTACTGAGTCGTTATTGGCTAAATTGCCTAAACTTAAACTGTTGATTACTTCTGGCATGCGTAATGCTGCTATTGATGTGAAAGCAGCGATGGCTCAGGGAGTCACAGTTTGCGGAACACCAAGCGGTTCAGAACCCCCGATGGAACTAACTTGGGCGCTGATTTTAGGGCTAGCCCGCCATATTGTGCCGGAGAATAATGCATTGCGCCAAAATGGAGTATGGCAGAGTACCGTGGGGGTAACTCTCAGCGGTAAACGCCTTGGGCTGTTGGGATTAGGCAAAATTGGTGGGCGGGTTGCTCAGGTTGCTAAAACATTTGGCATGGAGGTCTCAGCCTGGAGTCCGAATTTGACGGCTGAGCGAGCAAGTGAAGTTGGGGTTGAATTGGCGCCATCAAAAGAGGCTCTGCTAGAGAGTAGCGATTTTGTTTCCATTCATCTGGTTCTGGGTGAACGCTCCCGAGGATTAATCGGTGAAGCTGAGTTGAACAGAATGAAGTCAAAGGCATTTCTAATTAATACCTCTCGGGCTGCAATTGTCGATCAGGCCGCGCTCATTGATGCTTTGAGTCATCAGCGTATTGCTGGCGCTGGACTGGACGTGTTTGAAATAGAACCATTACCAGAAAGTGATATTCTGCGTACTTTACCCAATGTATTAGCAACGCCACATTTAGGATATGTTTCTGACAGCAACTATCAGGGGTATTTTCAGGGGGCAGTTGAAGATATCCTTGCTTATCTTGCAAAAAAACCGATTCGCCAGTTAAGTTGAATTTATTTGATGTTTATTTCTAAAAATATGCCTCACCGTTTATTGTGAGGCATCTATTTAAAATGGTTATATATCCTATTAATTATATTTTGCAACGCGTTAAATTAAGGGTGTGGTTTCAAGTAAAATATCTTACTTTTAAATAGTTAGCCTAAGTCAAAGAAAGGGTAATCTCTATTGCTCGCTGATAGATGAAACATTTGTTACTAGTGTATACTCCAAGTTAATAATTTTCTATTTAGGTTATATAGAGTCGGGGACCAAATGATAAATAATAATAAGACGGGCGAAAAAGTGACAAAGGGTGCAATGATTACTGAGGAAATATTGGACACTTTAATAGAACAATGTGCTGCAAGATATGCGATGGTCAAAGAAAAAGTTTCTCTTAGCGGTGATATTAGCGATGAGACTCTGCGTCTGATTGGGCCAACAACCAATGATATTGCGGAAATTTGCGTGATTAATGTCTATCAGGCTCGTTATTATCTGTTGAAGTTAATGGAAGAAGGGCGAGTATTAAAAACCGGCGTGAAAAAGGGTTACCCATTGCACTGGTGGTTGATTGGTGCTGAAAAATAATTTTTATATTATGTGATGTTATCTTTAAAGAGATTAACATCAGGAATGAGTTAATAACTCGAAGATAGCAGATTAGCGTTTTCTGTTATTAAAAAGTGTATCTTTTAAATACCAATTCATACTTCTCTCATTTTTCTTCTTATCGGTTAGTTATTTTTTTCTTGTATTTCCGTTAACGTTAGCAATGAATCAATTTCACTGTTCTGCATTTTTGTAGTGGTGGAGATAATTCATTTCTATCTGGCTATAATCAGTTATTATCAATAAATATCCGCCAGAAAAGGATGACATTGATGTTCATCAGCCGATTATCTATTTCGACCATGCCCGTTATCGGGGCTCTTTCTTGCATCTTGCTGAGTTCAATCGCTATGGCAACACAGATTTCTGATAACCGGATGTTAGCTAAAACCGGTGATGTTATTCAGGTACGCCTTGATGAGTTGCATCCAACACAGGTCGCCGTGGGTAAGCTGCAAATTGCTGGTGATTTAGATGACTATGCAAGAAAGCCTGAAAAGTTGCTTGCGGATCTCTGTAAGGTTCAAGGGGCCGGTAAACTGGAACAGCAAAATCCATCTTCCTCTCCTAAGGATCCCTCGTCATATCGTTGCACGTTACCAGCAGGAACAGATAAATCAGCAATGAATACGGTTGATATTGGTCCAGGCGGAAAGATTTATCTGACCGATGGGCATCATGCTTTTAATAGCTTTTGGGAAGCCAGCGGTGGTGATGTTCGTTTAAGCGTATTAGTCGGGGAAAATCTGAGTCGTGATGTAAAAGGCAATCCCGTTAGTCAGACTCAATTTGAGCAGAAAATGGCTGAGCTAAAACATTTCTTACCCATTGATGCCAAAGGTAATCGAATTACGTTTGCACAATTACC
Above is a window of Limnobaculum parvum DNA encoding:
- the kdgR gene encoding DNA-binding transcriptional regulator KdgR yields the protein MAADDLDKQPDSVSSVLKVFGILNALGEEHEMGISELAQQVMMSKSTVYRFLQTMKTLGYVTQEGESDKYSLTLKLFELGSKSLQHVDLIRYANIQMREISKQTKEAIHLGALDDDAIIYIHKIDSLYNLRMYSRIGRRNPIHTTAIGKVLMAWSDPLEVQETLSKTTFTRSTDNTILCSEDFVSVLEQAKEQGFAEDIEEQEEGLRCIAVPVFDRFGIVTVGLSISLPTIRFSEENKPQIIKMLHDAARNISSQMGYHDYPF
- a CDS encoding D-2-hydroxyacid dehydrogenase family protein is translated as MKLKCAIIDDFQNVALSMADWSQLRDRVDVFSLSQHISGEQELADRIGDCEIVIIMRERTPFTESLLAKLPKLKLLITSGMRNAAIDVKAAMAQGVTVCGTPSGSEPPMELTWALILGLARHIVPENNALRQNGVWQSTVGVTLSGKRLGLLGLGKIGGRVAQVAKTFGMEVSAWSPNLTAERASEVGVELAPSKEALLESSDFVSIHLVLGERSRGLIGEAELNRMKSKAFLINTSRAAIVDQAALIDALSHQRIAGAGLDVFEIEPLPESDILRTLPNVLATPHLGYVSDSNYQGYFQGAVEDILAYLAKKPIRQLS
- a CDS encoding FaeA/PapI family transcriptional regulator; translation: MINNNKTGEKVTKGAMITEEILDTLIEQCAARYAMVKEKVSLSGDISDETLRLIGPTTNDIAEICVINVYQARYYLLKLMEEGRVLKTGVKKGYPLHWWLIGAEK
- a CDS encoding ParB-like protein, whose amino-acid sequence is MFISRLSISTMPVIGALSCILLSSIAMATQISDNRMLAKTGDVIQVRLDELHPTQVAVGKLQIAGDLDDYARKPEKLLADLCKVQGAGKLEQQNPSSSPKDPSSYRCTLPAGTDKSAMNTVDIGPGGKIYLTDGHHAFNSFWEASGGDVRLSVLVGENLSRDVKGNPVSQTQFEQKMAELKHFLPIDAKGNRITFAQLPPSLGLKSFQDDPWRSMLYYLRGISYDKSDNNLDPKTGKPYPEVPFLEFYWGQLLNSKMDLSQYSLSELAGYISALNDAAQIMTELSPEQHVGDSGKSAAELGKLDKVYNKKLKKLSEPDSKLAKALAYQASHPQ